The genomic interval AACATGTCCCAACCTGTCCTCCCCGTCCCTACCGTCTCAGCTTCCTGCGGGTGATGAGCCGCTCCATGCCTCTCTTCATGACCTTGGCGTGGATGTACTCGGTGGCGATCATCCTGAAGAGCGTGGTGTACGAGAAGGAGGCGCGGCTGAAGGAGACCATGAGGATTATGGGATTGAACAACGGCATCTTGTGGTTCAGCTGGTTCATCAGCAGCCTGATTCCTCTGCTGGTCAGCGCCGGCCTGCTAACGCTGCTGCTCAAGGTCAGACGAGGACGTTTGATTTTTACGTCtcttttactgtaaatgttgGTTTTAACTTTTCTAACTGGTCGGTTATTTGTGTTCTTATTCTCCGCTGCCATCTCACTGGGATTATCTTCACTAAATAAAGTTACATAAAGGTGACCACAGAACCctcaataataatgaaatattattTACATCTGTCCGAAGCAGAGCTGCAACATTTAGTTGATTTAGTCGAAGTACAATTTAGATAATCGATGAATTATTCAAATTATTGTTCTTGTTATTTGTTGCCGTTTAAATCAAACAGGATTTTAGAGTGTTTGATGACATCAGACATTTATAACGgttatttttcactgttttctgacattatatagaccaaaaaaataataaattaatcaataaaataatcagcagatcaattgataattattataataataatgagttgCAGCTGTAGTCCAAAGATTGAAATATACTTGAATAATATCTGCTGCAGATTCTGTATTCTGTGTTTGCTAATAGATATTTAttgctatttatttttatttattgctatttatttatatttattgttatttattgctatttatttattgctatttattgttatttattgctATAAAAGGTTAATATGGATCCAGAGAAACAGATGTcacatattttaaatgtaaatatcagTTTCTTGCATTTACCTTTGAGCTGGTTTCTGTTGTCTATGTGAACAGAAGGGAAACCTGCTGCCCTACAGCGACCCCGGCGTGGTCTTCCTCTTCTTTGGCTCCTTCGCCGTGGTGACCATCATGCAGTGCTTCCTCCTCAGCACGGCGTTCGCCCGCGCCAACCTGGCCGCCGCCTGCGGAGGGATCATCTACTTCACCCTCTACCTGCCCTACGTGCTCTGCGTGGCCTGGCAGGACTACATCGGCTTCGGAGCCAAAGTCTTCGCTGTGAGAACGCCGCCGCCGCGCTTCGGATGTGTTTGTTGTCATGACGATGTGTTGTCATTGGACAGAGTGATGAGTCACGTGTCCTCCTCCCTACTCCGCAGAGCATCCTGTCCCCCGTGGCGTTCGGGTTCGGCTGCGAGTACTTCGCCCTGTTCGAGGAGCAGGGAGTCGGCATCCAGTGGACCAACCTGGTGTCGAGTCCTCTGGAGGAGGACGACTTCAGCCTCCGCACTGCCATCGTCATGATGTACTTCGACTCCTTCCTGTACGGCGTCCTCACCTGGTACATCGAGGCCGTGTTTCCAGGTCAGAGCTTCATTACAACGTGGAACATGTAAACACTTAAAAACACAGGATGTTCTCAGCTGCTGGATATGGAGGACACAACCTGCcaaatcaaaaatcaataaataaataaataaatgtcattaaatgcagcaaaaataatataaaaaataaatatagccattaattaattgattaaatgtgacagaaatttatatttctgttttaatttgcgtcatttttaatttaagtcattatttatcgatctttgtattaattcccttgtttgtttaattttcccatttatttatttctgtattgatttgtattcatttttaattgtatttatttttgcatttatttattgatttttgtattgatttttcttaatgaggcagaaatgtataaaaaaatgtaaagaaaagaattCAGAAAAAATACAAAGGGAATTTCGTGCAGaaataagtacattttaataaataaatataaaataattgcaaaaaaataaaataaataaatcataaatgcaaaaacaaataaatacttttagaaaataatcaaaataaataaatttagaaaataatcaaaataaataaatatataaataagggaaaattaaacagatgagtaaataaataagagaattaatataaatataaataaagaagtaaattaaaacagaaatatcaatttatgtcagtttatgaattaattaatggctccatttatttttaatagtatatttgctgcatttaatgacatatttatttatttttgattttagcTGAAGACTAAATTATTAAAGAAAATTATGCATATTAATGTGAACTCTTcatgtaatgttaatgttgacTCTTAACTTTAACATCCACAGTTTTATTATAATGTGCTCAGTAGAAGAAGAATgtgtctctggtctctgattcagattataaagtaatataatataaactgcTGTGTCTCAGGTCAGTACGGGATCCCTCGGCGGTGGTTCTTCCCCTTCACCAAGTCCTACTGGTTCGGAGACCAAGACGCCAAATCCAACACAACCCCTCTGAGACGGAAAGGAAACCCAGAAGGTGAGACCCTCCTCACACCTACAGACCCAACTCTCACCTACAGACCCACCTCATACCTACAGACCCACCTCTCACCTGTAGACCCTCCTCACACCTACAGACCCAACTCTCACCTACAGACCCACCTCACACCTACAGACCCAACTCTCACCTACAGACCACCTCACACCTACAGACCCAACTCTCACCTACAGACCCACCTCTCATCTACAGACCCACCTCTCACCTGTAGACCCTCCTCACACCTACAGACCCTCCTCACACCTACAGACTCTCCTCACACCTACAGACCCACCTCACACCTACAGACCCTCCTCATACCTACAGACCCTCCTCACACCTACAGACCCAACTCTCACCTACAGACCACCTCACACCTACAGACCCAACTCTCACCTACAGACCCACCTCACACCTACAGACCCACCTCTCACCTGTAGACCCTCCTCACACCTACAGACCCTCCTCACACCTACAGACTCTCCTCACACCTACAGACCCACCTCACACCTACAGACCCTCCTCATACCTACAGACCCTCCTCACACCTACAGACCCTCCTCATACCTACAGACCCTCCTCACACCTACAGACCCTCCTCATACCTACAGACCCTCCTCATACCTACAGACCCTCCTCATACCTACAGACCCTCCTCACACCTACAGACCCTCCTCTCACCTACAGACCCACCTCACACCTACAGACCCTCCTCACACCTATAGACTCACCTCTCACCTACAGACCCTCCTCACACCTATAGACTCACCTCTCACCTACAGACCCTCCTCACATCTATAGACCCACCTCTCACCTACAGACCCACCTCTCACCTACAGACCCACCTCACACCTACAGACCCTCCTCACACCTATAGACTCACCTCTCACCTACAGACCCTCCTCACACCTACAGACCCACCTCACACCTATAGACCCACCTCACACCTATAGACCCACCTCACACCTACAGACCCACCTCTCACCTACAGACCCACCTCACACCTACAGACCCACCTCTCACCTACAGACCCTCCTCACACCTACAGACCCTCCTCATACCTACAGACCCTCCTCTCACCTACAGACCCTCCTCACACCTATAGACTCACCTCCTATAGTAATCTACAGGACTTTTCATGTGAAAGAGACTTCCTGTTTTGTGCAGCTGTGTGTATAGAGGAGGAGCCGGCTCACCTGGAGCCCGGCGTCTACATCGAGAACCTGGTGAAGGTTTACCGCCACGGGAAGAAGCTGGCGGTGGACGGACTGACGCTCGGCTTCTACGAGGGACAAATCACCTCCTTCCTGGGACACAACGGAGCCGGGAAAACCACCACCATGTGAGTACCGGACCACAGGAACTAGTACCGGTACTGGTGCATGTACATTTACCGGTCCAGGATCCGATCCATTATGTTGGTCTACATGTTCTGGTCCCTGCAGGTCCATCCTGACGGGTCTGTTCCCGCCGACCTCCGGTACCGCCTACATCCTGGGCCGAGACATCCGGACCGAGCTGAGCGCCATCAGACAGAGTCTGGGAGTCTGTCCTCAACACAACGTCCTCTTCAGCATGTGAGTCCTCCACCATGATGCTGGACTGTCTTTAGTCCTCGTTAGCGGTTTGTTGTTTAATGACCTCATCCGTGTGGCGGCGCCCCCCCACAGGCTGACGGTGGAGGAGCACATCTGGTTCTACGGCCGGCTCAAAGGCCTGTCGGAGGAGCAGGTCAAAGGTGAGATCGAGCAGATCCTGCAGGACACGGGCCTGCCACACAAACGGACCTCCAGGGCCAGCGAGCTGTCCGGCGGCATGCAGAGGAAGCTGTCTGTGGCTCTGGCCTTCGTCGGGGGGTCAAAGGTCGTGATCCTGGACGAGCCCACGGCCGGCGTCGACCCCTTCGCCCGCCGAGGGATCTGGGACCTGCTGCTGAAGTACCGGCCGGGTGAGCGGTCCTGATGGGTCGGTACTGGTTCAGTATTTCACCGGCCGGGCAATGTTTTAACTCCCTGTCTCCCGTCAGGTCGGACCATCATCCTGTCCACGCACCACATGGACGAGGCGGACATCCTGGGGGACCGGATCGCCATCATCTCCCACGGGAAGCTGTGCTGCGTGGGCTCGTCTCTGTACCTGAAGAACCAGCTGGGGACAGGCTACTACCTGACCCTGGTCAAGAAAGAACCAGAACCGTCCCTCAGCTCCTGCAGGAACTCCTCCAGCACCGTGTCCTTCACCAAGAAGGTGTAGTAGTATTACCTCTGatggtgtactgtgtgtagttatAGTACTTCTGAcgttgtactttgtgtttcaggaggaggagtgtagtagtagtacctctgacgttgtactttgtgtttcagGAGGAGGAGTGTGCGTCGGTCAGCAGCAGTGACGCCGGACTCGGCAGCGACCATGAGAGCGAGGCGGCGACCATCGGTGAGATCTCGTTTCCTGCGGAGCGTTTGATTTGTCCACCTTCAGGTCTGTCTCAACCGTGTCTCCTGTCTCCGTCCTCAGAGAACGGCCCCGCGGCGTCCATCTGCGACGTCCCCTTCGTGCCCGCCGACGTGTCCCTGGTCTCGGGCCTGATCCTTTGTCACGTCCCCGCCGCCCGCCTGGTGGAGGACTTGGGACACGAGCTGACCTACGTCCTGCCGTACAGCGCCGCCAAGGACGGAGCCTTCGTGAAGCTCTTCAAAGACCTGGACCTGAAGCTGGCCGACCTCGGCATCTCCAGCTACGGCGTCTCCGACACCACGCTGGAGGAGGTAACGCCGTTGATTTagtctgtttcctgtcttagttCATCCTCAAACATTATAAAACCAACAGACACTCTTAAAGGGAACATTAGTATAGTTACTGTTAactaagtagccgtgtaataagcaggataatgttcagctagtgggtcattgttgtgaaataaaccccgacgcATCGCCGgattcacaacaatgacccactagctgaacattatcccgtttattacacggctacttactgaagaattcaataatttgacacaaaaacggtcctccagagtccgacatcagaactgcgcccatagcaacggtctgttatacgtagcaacggtctgttatacatagcaacggtctattataaagaaataacagaccgtggAATGCTgggattaaccaatcagaatcgagtattcaacaacgccgggtaattaaaaatgtttatttttcttttcaacacatcaacacaaacacagaatacACAAGAACTAAATCCAagatgcatgatgggaaatatcatagtatacgtgtgtgtgtgtgtgtatttatattctATAAGAGGAAACACTCAGTCCCACAACAGTCGACAGAAATGCAACAAATAAACAActggagagaaagaaggaaaataaataataataccaacaatttaaatgattttgaatgttttgtgttttttttgtagattTTCCTGAAAGTGGCCGAAGATAACGGAGTCGACACTGAAGTGCCCTCAGGTGAggagtgacctctgacctctgaacgTGATGTCCAAATAAGAGTCTGAAATCCAGTCaatacagctgtgtgtgtgtgtgtgtgtgtgtgtgttcgtgttcaGATGGTACACTTCCTGTCCAGCGGCGGCGGAGGACTCACGCCTTCGGTGGAGGAGACCATCAGAGCTGTCTGAGACCGCTGACGGAGGACGACAACGACTGCAACGAGTCTGACGGAGATCCTGGTAcacaatatgttttatttatattttatttatgtttaatgtgttttattcttCCTGGACCAGTATGCTAACACAGGCTAATGTTAGCATACTGGTCAGTGCTCATGCACTCGTGACCTGTGTAACATCATGTGACCTCTGTGACACCATGTGACCTGTGTGGCGTCATGTGACCTGTCAGAGTGCCGGGAGACGGACTGGTTGAGGTGTGCTGCAGGTAAAGGCTCGTACCAGGTGACCGGTTGGGGTCTGAAGAGGCAGCAGTTCGTCGCTCTGATTTGGAAACGCTTCCTGTACGCTCGCCGCTCCAGGAAGGGCTTCTTCGCTCAGGTACGCTGACACCTGTTCAGATATAAAGAacatatatctttatatcattatgtatgaatatatttttattatactattgtattattatttttatttacatatctATATTTTATAGATCTGTGTCTCCTGTAATTACtcctataaatataaatgaatcttataataataataataataataatataataattataataactcCTTCAGATCGTTCTCCCCGCTGTCTTCGTCTGCATCGCTCTGGTCTTCAGTCTCATCGTCCCCCCGTTTGGAAAATATCCCAGTCTGGAGCTCCAGCCCTGGATGTACGAGGACCAGGTCACCTTCATCAGGTACAGGATGTCCCACGCTGTCCCACGCTGTCCCACGCTGTCCCACGCTGTCCCACGCTGTCCCACGCTGTCCCACGCTGTCCCACGCTGTCCCACGCTGTCCCACGCTGTCCCACGCTGTCCCACGCTGTCCAACGCTGTCCAACGCTGTCCAACGCTGTCCCACGCTGTCCCACACTGTCCCACACTGTCCCACGCTATTGCTAAATGAATAACGTGAttattatacatacatatatatcgTAATAACGTGCTTATTAAGAGCAGAAACACACCTGTAACACTGAACTCAGGTAAACGTTTTGTATCTCGTGTGTTCTTTGTGTGTCAGTGACGACGCTCCCGGAGACGCCAACATGCAGAAGTTATTAAGCGCTCTGTTGAACCCGCCGGGCTTCGGGACACGCTGCATGGACGGACATCCCATCCCGTAAGAGgacaatatataataaaatacacCAATCCTGTGTTAGAAACTGTCAGTATCAATAATAATCTATTGATTTATAAAAATctattgatttataataatctaatgatttATAATCTAttgattaataataatctattgatatacaataaatataatagtctattcatatatcataatatattgATTTATACAAATCTATTGATATATAATAATCTTTTTCATTTATAAActatatttattaattcatttggTCTCAAAgttatgtttaatgtttttaGTTGACATTAAAGATAAACACTGTAATCCTGAATCTTTAATTATGAATcaatcacacatacagtatgattaTTGATTATGTCCCTGTCCCCGTCCTCAGAGAGGCTCCGTGTACGATGGGCGATGAGGACTGGTTAATTCCCGAAGTCCCTGAAAGCGTccagcagctcttcagctccacCAACTGGACCATGGAGGATCCGTCTCCGGCCTGCTTCTGCAGCTGCGACGGCAAGAAGAAGATGCTGCCAGACTGTCCTGCTGGAGCCGGAGGACTGCCCCCCCCTGAGGTCAGACCACGGGAACCAGAACCTGAACCAGAacctgaaccagaaccagaacctgaacctgaacttgTGTTGTTGTTCTAACCACATAACACagatatttaattatatatagaatatttatTTCATGTTATATCTGCTTATATTCTGATgattggtgttgttgttgttattgtatgtatatatatttatttatatattgttgttgttttccagaTGAAACTGAGCGCCAACGACTCTCTGCAGAACCTGACAGGAAGAAACATCTCTGACTACCTGGTGAAAACATACGCTCAGATCATCGGCAAGAGGTGGGACAATATACTGCCGTATACAGTGTTTAGTGTGATACACAGTTAATACAGAGTAAATCGAGTATTACTGTGTGACTAACAGCTTGTGTCTGTTCACAGTCTGAAGAACAAAGTGTGGGTGAATGAATTCAGGTAAGTCTTTTTTAATTCTTTCtgttctgcttttattttgtaaagtcGTCGTTTCATGTTTGTCACATGATGATCtggtgtttctctctgcaggtaCGGAGGCTTCTCATTGGGTGCCAGGAGCACTCATGTCCTCCCACCGGCCAATGAGATCGACGACGCCATCGAACGACTCAGAAAGATCTTTGAGTTACAGAAGGTCAGTTTATtcatgattaattaattaatttaatttaatgaataAACTTCATTAGATGAATGAAGTCTTGAGATGAAGGTCAGTTTATTATAatgaattaatataatataattaatttaatttaattaataaacgtCCTTAAATAAATTTAGTCTTCTGTGGAAAGGTCagtttatttataattaattaattaatctaatttaatttaattaataaacgtCCTTAAATAAATTAAGTCTTCTGATGAAGGTCAGCTTATTtagaatttatttaatttaattaataaactacaTTAAATGAATGAAGTCTTCTGATGGtcagtttattattttaattaatgaattaaattaaatgaataaacttCATTAAATCAATGAAGTCTTGTGATGGTCAGTTTATttctaataaattaattaattaaattaaaattaaatgaatgaactGTTGTGATGAATGATGGCGTGTGTTTCAGGGTGCTGCTGCAGATCGATTCCTCGACAGTTTGTCAGGTTTCATCAACGGTTTGGACACAAAGAACAACGTTAAGGTGAGAAACCGCCGGCTGAAGAAGACCCTGTGATCTGGTCAAAAGCTCCGGGAAAAAACAGACTTCCCTTTATTAGAACCAGAAGACACACCTGCATCACGTAGAAAGTTCTGATCAATATTAAACGACTCTGACCTCTCTCTGATTGATGAGTCATTAATAGGTTGATATCGGGTGAACTGATGAGCTGTGATGTCACCTGTCCTCAGATCTGGTTCAATAATAAAGGCTGGCACAGTATCGGCGCCTTCATCAACGTGATGAATAACGGCATCCTGAGGGCGAACCTACCTGAGGGGAGCGACCCCGAACTGTACGGCATCCGATCCTTCAACCACCCGCTGAACCTCACCAAGGAGCAGCTGTCACAGGTGGCGCTGTGAGTACTcacctgacaggaagtacacctgACACATCTcacctgacaggaagtacacctgACACACCTcacctgacaggaagtacacctgACACACACCTcacctgacaggaagtacacctgACACACCTcacctgacaggaagtacacctgACACACCTcacctgacaggaagtacacctgACACACACCTcacctgacaggaagtacacctgACACACCTcacctgacaggaagtacacctgACACACCTcacctgacaggaagtacacctgACATACACCTcacctgacaggaagtacacctgACATACACCTcacctgacaggaagtacacctgACATACACCTcacctgacaggaagtacacctgACACATCTcacctgacaggaagtacatcaCGGTCCATGACCACCGTCACCGTGGTACCCTGGTTACCCTGGTTACCGTGGCTTATCTCTGACTGGGGCCAGCTGTCTGAGAAATGCTCTCTCTCCTGTCTAACTCCTCCTTCCGTCTGTCTCCAGGGTAACGACCTCCGTGGACGTCCTGGTGTCCATCTGCGTGATCTTCGCCATGTCCTTCGTCCCGGCCAGCTTTGTGGTCTTCCTCATCCAGGAGCGAGTCAATAAAGCCAAACACATGCAGTTCATCAGCGGCGTGCAGCCGCTGCTCTACTGGGTCGCCAACTTCATCTGGGACATGGTGAGACGCCGCGGACGCCAGCCAAACCCGTTTACACATCGCTAACCAATAACTGATGACATCAGTGGCAGCGTGGTCAGTTTAGTTGAGCTGCCAGGTGGTCTGTCAGGGTTTCTGCAGCTCGCCGTAACGTTAGCGAGCGtctggtagagagagagagagcgtgtgtgatgtcatcagtaacgttgtagctgtgaacgtagcagtgcagggTGTGAACAGGTCAGGCTGGTTAAAGTGAAGGTGTTAGCTCTGAAGTTAGTAatctgtgttgatgttgttttgtctctgcAGTGTAACTACGTCGTCCCGGCAACGCTGGTCGTGGTCATTTTCATCTGTTTCCAGCAGAACGCCTACGTGTCGTCCACCAACCTGCCGGCTCttgcactgctgctgctgctctacgGGTTagacacacagtactactacacagtactactactacacagtactactacacagtactactacacagtactactacacagtactactactacacagtactactacacagtactactactacacagtactactacacagtactactacacagtactactacacagtactactactacacagtactactacacagtactactactacacagtactactacacagtactactacacagtactactacacagtactactactacacagtactactacacagtactactacacagtactactactacacagtactactacacagtactactacacagtactactacacagtactactactacacagtactactacacagtactacactgAACAGAATAACTCATGTCTTTATAATCTCACCATGAGGTCCCTTTAGTgtctgttctggagcttttagTGGCGGTTAAATGtcctctctgttgtctctgttgTCTCCAGCTGGTCCATCACTAATGtcctctctgttgtctctgttgTGTCTCCAGCTGGTCCATCACTCCTCTGATGTATCCGGCCTCCTTCTTCTTTAAGATCCCCAGCACGGCGTACGTCGTCCTCACCAGCGTCAACATCCTCATCGGCATCAACGGCAGCATCTCCACCTTCGTCATGGAGCTGTTCGGAAACAACGTGAGTCCACGCTGTGACACCGCAGAGTTAATCTGGAGATCAGAGTTAGTCTTGAGATCAGAGTTAGTCTGGAGATCAGAGTTAGTCTGGAGATCAGAGTTAGAGTTAGTCTGGAGATCAGAGTTAATCTGGAGATCAGAGTTAGAGTTAGTCTGGAGATCAGATTTAGTCTGGAGATCAGAGTTAATCTGGACTGTAGGTTTAATCTGGAGACTAACTTGTTGTTCTCAGGAGATCGGAGGAATCAACGACATCCTGAAGAACGtcctcctcatcttccctcACTTCTGTCTCGGTCGAGGACTCATCGACATGGTGAAGAACCAGGCGATGGCCGACGCCCTGGAGAGATtcggtaacacacacacacacaggcacaggcGTTGACTTTAAAGGCGTCCTCTGTCCTCATGTTTGTCTCCTTTAACTCGGGTCACTCAACacaattgtattattttattttgataagctcattcatctgtttctgtgacttcctgCCGTGTTGCTGgctgctgattggctgctgaggCCGTGGCGGTGTTGTGTAACAGTCGTGTAACGGTCGTGTAACGGTTGTGTGGATGTCGGTTCCAGGTGAGAACCGGCTGCGGTCCCCTCTGGAGTGGGACATGGTGGGGAAGAATCTGTTCGCCATGGCGGTGGAGGGAGCCGTGTTCTTCATCATCACCGTCCTCATCCAGTACCGCTTCTTCATCAAACCCAGGTACACACAGTACTTCTACATGTACCCAGTACTACTACATGTACCAAGTACTACTACATGTACCCAGTACTACATGTACCCAGTACTACTACATGTACCCAGTACTACTACATGTATCCAGTACTACATGTACCCAGTACTAAAAACATGTACCCAGTACTACTACATGTACCCAGTACTAAAAACATGTACCCAGTACTAAAACATGTACCCAGTACTACATGTACCCAGTACTAAAAACATGTACCCAGTACTACTACATGAGCTcagtgtgtgtccgtgtgtctgCAGGTCGGTCAGTAAACTCAATAAACTGGGACCGCTAGGAGACGAGGACGAAGACGTGGcccgagagagacagagggtcGTCCACGGCCTCGGACACGGAGACATCCTGGAGCTCCGACAGCTCACCAAGGTTCACGTACACTTCAGTCCGTCATGTGACGAGTATTCATTCACACTTTGGGAAAACTTTAGACAAACTTTGGGCACACTGTGGGTAAACTTTGGGTCAAATTTGGGCAAACTTTGGGCAAACTTTGGGTAAACTTTGGGTAAACTTTGGGTAAACTTTGGACAAACTTTGGGCACACTTTGGGTAAACTTTGGACAAACTTTGGGCACACTTTGGGTAAACTTTGAGCAAACTCAATGTGTCCTGCAGGTGTTTAAAAGGAAACAGAAGCCGGCGGTGGATCGACTGTGTGTCGGGATTCCACCTGGAGAGGTGAGACTCATCACACTCATCCaataattaataaacatttaCACTAAATAAAAGTGTCACTAATAAatatgaactgtgtgtgtgtgcgtcagtgCTTCGGGCTGCTCGGTGTGAACGGAGCTGGAAAGACGACAACCTTTAAGATGCTGACAGGAGACACGCTGGTGACCAGCGGCGAGGCCTTCCTGGCTGGCAAAaggtgaggtcaaaggtcacaaagGTTTGAGAGTTC from Sebastes fasciatus isolate fSebFas1 chromosome 10, fSebFas1.pri, whole genome shotgun sequence carries:
- the LOC141775807 gene encoding phospholipid-transporting ATPase ABCA1-like is translated as MSVSTQLGLLLWKNFTYRRRQTLQLLVEILWPLFIFFILIAVRVNYPPYEQHECHFPNKAMPSAGTLPWLQGILCNANNPCFRSPTPGESPGVVGNFNDSIISRLFSDAKKILLYSQNDKNLDGFKELAQALSVLQKSQSGFKLRHFLRDNEDLSTFLLRNASLSEDAVQQIKEADVNLEKVLLKGFGVHLRDMCPRNGGKQSLEDFVTISDQQVSMLVQDNLCGKPPAWLNHAEEHFLNNLDFLKPIQMDVASDPEAVKLVARATNNLLDSLGSLAVELAGMKSWIDLRNEIIFLTQNATSSPSTMYQAVSRIVCGHPEGGGLQIKSLNWYEDSNYKALFGNQNSSEDESTGLYDNSSTPFCNSLVKNMDSNPMSRMIWQALKPLLLGKILYTPHTPATQRVIHEVNRTFQELGVFRDLGGMWEEMRPKVWSFMENSEQMDVIRTLLKNNFTASFFHAQLSSTDWTVADISNFLSKRPETAGGTVTWREVFNETDHAIMSISHFMECVNLDKLEPVSTEEGLVNQSMVLLEDRKFWAGIVFPDVDPNATELPAKLNYKIRMDIDNVERTNKIKDAYWDPGPRADPFEDMRYIWGGFSYLQDVIEHGIIRAMTGTKEKTGVYIQQMPYPCYVDDIFLRVMSRSMPLFMTLAWMYSVAIILKSVVYEKEARLKETMRIMGLNNGILWFSWFISSLIPLLVSAGLLTLLLKKGNLLPYSDPGVVFLFFGSFAVVTIMQCFLLSTAFARANLAAACGGIIYFTLYLPYVLCVAWQDYIGFGAKVFASILSPVAFGFGCEYFALFEEQGVGIQWTNLVSSPLEEDDFSLRTAIVMMYFDSFLYGVLTWYIEAVFPGQYGIPRRWFFPFTKSYWFGDQDAKSNTTPLRRKGNPEAVCIEEEPAHLEPGVYIENLVKVYRHGKKLAVDGLTLGFYEGQITSFLGHNGAGKTTTMSILTGLFPPTSGTAYILGRDIRTELSAIRQSLGVCPQHNVLFSMLTVEEHIWFYGRLKGLSEEQVKGEIEQILQDTGLPHKRTSRASELSGGMQRKLSVALAFVGGSKVVILDEPTAGVDPFARRGIWDLLLKYRPGRTIILSTHHMDEADILGDRIAIISHGKLCCVGSSLYLKNQLGTGYYLTLVKKEPEPSLSSCRNSSSTVSFTKKEEECASVSSSDAGLGSDHESEAATIENGPAASICDVPFVPADVSLVSGLILCHVPAARLVEDLGHELTYVLPYSAAKDGAFVKLFKDLDLKLADLGISSYGVSDTTLEEIFLKVAEDNGVDTEVPSDGTLPVQRRRRTHAFGGGDHQSCLRPLTEDDNDCNESDGDPECRETDWLRCAAGKGSYQVTGWGLKRQQFVALIWKRFLYARRSRKGFFAQIVLPAVFVCIALVFSLIVPPFGKYPSLELQPWMYEDQVTFISDDAPGDANMQKLLSALLNPPGFGTRCMDGHPIPEAPCTMGDEDWLIPEVPESVQQLFSSTNWTMEDPSPACFCSCDGKKKMLPDCPAGAGGLPPPEMKLSANDSLQNLTGRNISDYLVKTYAQIIGKSLKNKVWVNEFRYGGFSLGARSTHVLPPANEIDDAIERLRKIFELQKGAAADRFLDSLSGFINGLDTKNNVKIWFNNKGWHSIGAFINVMNNGILRANLPEGSDPELYGIRSFNHPLNLTKEQLSQVALVTTSVDVLVSICVIFAMSFVPASFVVFLIQERVNKAKHMQFISGVQPLLYWVANFIWDMCNYVVPATLVVVIFICFQQNAYVSSTNLPALALLLLLYGWSITPLMYPASFFFKIPSTAYVVLTSVNILIGINGSISTFVMELFGNNEIGGINDILKNVLLIFPHFCLGRGLIDMVKNQAMADALERFGENRLRSPLEWDMVGKNLFAMAVEGAVFFIITVLIQYRFFIKPRSVSKLNKLGPLGDEDEDVARERQRVVHGLGHGDILELRQLTKVFKRKQKPAVDRLCVGIPPGECFGLLGVNGAGKTTTFKMLTGDTLVTSGEAFLAGKSILREIDEVHQNIGYCPQFDSINDLLTGREHLELYAVLRGIPEKEVCDVAEWGIRKLGLLKYADKAAGSYSGGNMRKLSTAMALIGAPPVVFLDEPTTGMDPKARRALWNTIHSIIKEGRSVVLTSHSMEECEALCTRMAIMVNGRFRCLGSVQHLKNRFGDGYTIILRVAGPDADLLPVMKFIESELSGSTLKEKHRNMLQYQLPSSLTSLTHIFSILAQNKETLRIEDYSVTQTTLDQVFVNFAKDQSDDYHSKDNSVRRRNVAIEVPTLSCSQGAAEGGGAMGESAV